Genomic segment of Candidatus Chlorohelix allophototropha:
TAAGGTCGAGTACGCTGGTGTGAACAGGAGGGAAGCGTTTTTCACGCTCCATCATGGTAAACATCGAATTTATATAGCAATCGCCTACCGGAGAATAGGCTACGGCATGCACCCCGTTCATACTGCTTGCCACTCGCGCTACACCAGTGTGGGCGGTTCCCTGATATTCCCAAAAGCTCATTCGCATAGCTAATTCTCCTGGTTATTAGGCAAGAATTCTTTCCAATCCAGCACATCGAGTTTGCGGTGCCGGTTCAACGCGCGAGCAAACAGGTTGGCGAGGTCACTTGCACCCGTAAAGCCGTAGATTGGGGTAAAGATAATCTCGGTTGACCATTTGGTGGCAATGCCTTCGGCTTCAAAGGGGTTAGCCTCCCAGAAATTTGTAACAACGAGATCGGGTTTTAGCTCTCGGATGTCGCGAATCTGGCGATGCATGTTGGGCATTTCAACCACTCTTAAGCCATTCAATGCTTGCAATTCGCGTTTATGGAATTTGCGATTTACATAAGGTGTGCCAACTTCGATCAGTTCCGCACCACACTTGCGTAAAAACCGCGCGATGGGCAATTCCAGCATGTTATCTCCGGTAATGAAGATGCGTTTGCCTCGAATTGCTGAAACTTTGCTTTCCAAGTTGCGCCAGATTTCCGCTTCGCGCTCGGCAAGGTTGATTTCCTTACCAAAGTGGCGTGCCAAATCTTCAAAGAAAACGCGAGTGCCATCAGGTCCAATCGGAAATTGGCTTTGCAGCACTTTTGCTCCCCGTAAGCGGCTGAACTGTGTAATAGATTTAGCTACATAGGGATGTAGCGGGGCTAAGATGGTATCCGGTCCTATTGCCGGAAGCTCGCCGATAGTGTTGGCAGGTACGAAGCCGGCAACCGGCAGCCCCAATTTTTCGGCTTCTCGTTTTAGGTCAGTGGTGTTTACATCGTTGACTGCGCCCATAAAAACGATGCGTTTATCTCCCGCAGGGGCTACAGGGCAGAATTGCAGCAGGCTTTCGATGACGCAATCTTCGGATTGGGTCATGGTGTATTCAAGCCCATCAGCTCGTACCGGTAAGACCGGGACGTTGTTAAATTGCTGGTTCAGGCGGCGCGCCATCGACTCGAAATCCACTTTCATGATTTCGGGTGTGCAACTATTTAACAGAAATATGATGGAAGGGTTATGTTCTTCCACAATATTTTTAACAATGTCGGTAATGTCAATTTGGGGCGCGCTCAAATCGCCTTCTTCCACCATAGCCACGCCGAAGCGCGGTTTTGCGAAAATCATAACCCCAAGCGCGTTTTGCATCAGGTGTGCGCAGGTATGTGTTCCCAATATCAGAAAAAAGCTATCTTTCATCTTCTGGTACAGCCAACCGGTGCAGGTTAGCCCACAAAAGGCGTGATAGCCGTTATCTTCGCGCAGAACTTCTGCTTCTGGAATTTCGGGAAGGGTATCGGGTGCTATTGTCATTGCACTGCTCCCTCTAGGTGTTTGGAACGCGCTCAGAGCGTCCCGATCATTATTTATCTATGTTATAAACCAATGTGGCACAAAATTTCTAAATGTTAGATTAGGTGCATGGGCAAGCAATACGGGTGAGCAAACCTTGCCCGTCAAGGCTAAATGTTACTAAAACGCGGCATGGTAGTCAGTAGTTGTTACTACATTTTTTGGCTTAATGGCATCTGCCCTGCAATAGTTGGAAAATTCGTTCTATAAACTGTTGACTCTAAATAAAAAACGGGCTAAAATTAGAACAAATAGACAAAAATATATTGAGAATTAATATAAGGAGTAGGTAGCTATGGCAATGCCACTGAGGGATCTCCAAGAACTGGATGAAAGATACGGAACAACTCAGGAAGCTGCAAAAGCTGGAAATAAAGCTCCGGTTAAAAGAGAACGATCTGGAACGACACGCAGTCGCACTCGCGCTAATACTGTTTCTACTCAAACTGAGGTTGAAGAAGCAAGAGTAAAACACGAAAAAGAAGAGCTTATTGCGGCATTGGAAATGAAAAGAGATGAATTGATTGAGCGGCTTGATCGTGGGGCAGCGGCAATTGAAGAGGCGCGCGCTGCCGGGCGTAACCCTCGCCAAATTGCGGATTGGGAAGATTACTGGATTCAGCTTTTACGCAATTATGAGAAGATTTGCGATCAATTAGTAGAACTTGGAATCAACTAATTCCTGACTCCGCGTAGTATAGAACACTTTTATCAGAATTTTATTTCAGGCAAGGGGCTTAAGCCCCTTGTCTTTATTCCTCGTAAAAATCCTAATTCTTGGGTAGAAACTCGTTGCTGAATAGCTTGTTGTAGTCTAATTCTTTGGTGAGCGGCTTATTGTCGGCATCTTTCAGAATACCGGCTTGGAACATAAACCGGGGATAATCAGTCCACATCTTAAGAGTTTGGCTACCCCACTGAGTGGCACCTTCCTTGTATTTCGGGCTGAGATAATCTTGGCTCTTATATACTAGCTCTTTATTGCTAAAAGTGCCTGCAGGGTTCGAGTTTATCAAGAGGTCTGCCGCATCTTTGGGATTGGTAATTGAGTACTCATACCCGCGAACTGTTGCTTTCATAAAACGCTTGAGGGCATCGCTTTTTTTGGAAATTACATCTGCGCTGGTTTCAATTAGCGGGGTATAACGATCTGGCACGCCGTATTTGGTAATAGGGATTACATTCAGGTCAATCCCTCGCAATTTAGCCTCGATTTCGTCCCAACCTTCGAAAATCCATACAAAATCGGCTTGCTTGTTAAGCACAGCTTCGTAACCAAAGACATTGGCGGTGATATTCTCAAAAGTGCCATTGCCTCCATCAAACTTGATCATGGAGTTGATGACAGGCTCTTCGTATGATGCGCCAAAGCCGGCATACTTTTTGCCAACTAGCATTTTTGGTGAAGTAAGACCTGAATTTTTTAGCGTAACCAGTGCGCTGGTATCCTTTTGGATGATTGCGGCGATTGAGACAAGTGATTGTCCTGCGGCGGCGGCGCTTACAATGCCCTCAGCCGCGCCGATGCCTAGCTCAGCTTTGCCGCTGGCAATCAGGCTTTCGGGAGTAGCGGCTTCGCTGTAGGGCAGGATCTTCAAATCAATCCCTTCTTCGGCGTACCATCCTTTGGCGAGGGCAACGTAGATTCCGGTGTGATTGGTATTAGGAACCCAATCTAAAGCCAATGAAAGGGTTTCAACAGGAACTTTGGTAGCAGCTTCTCCGCTTTTTGCGGGGGTGGCGGTGCTATCGCTACAAGCCGCCAGCAACAGGCTTGTCAGCAATACCAGCGCCATAAAGATAGCGCTTTTCTTGAACTTAGCAGTCATATTTATCCTCCTTATAGTCAACCAGCCTATCTAGTTGACATAACACTACTTCTTAAACTGGCGCATCTGGTAATACCAAGGCATAATGCGCCATTGCACCAGCGAAACAAGCCCAAATAGTAGCAGGCTGAATACTGCGGTTACGAATACTACTGCGAACACCAACTCGCGATTGAAGGAACGAGCGTATAGCGAAATCAAACGCCCCAAACCTTTTTGCGCTCCGGCGTACTCGCCTAGAATTGCGCCCGCTACGCTGTAAGTTATGGCAATACGAATGCCGGAAAACAGGCTAGGTAGT
This window contains:
- a CDS encoding ABC transporter substrate-binding protein is translated as MTAKFKKSAIFMALVLLTSLLLAACSDSTATPAKSGEAATKVPVETLSLALDWVPNTNHTGIYVALAKGWYAEEGIDLKILPYSEAATPESLIASGKAELGIGAAEGIVSAAAAGQSLVSIAAIIQKDTSALVTLKNSGLTSPKMLVGKKYAGFGASYEEPVINSMIKFDGGNGTFENITANVFGYEAVLNKQADFVWIFEGWDEIEAKLRGIDLNVIPITKYGVPDRYTPLIETSADVISKKSDALKRFMKATVRGYEYSITNPKDAADLLINSNPAGTFSNKELVYKSQDYLSPKYKEGATQWGSQTLKMWTDYPRFMFQAGILKDADNKPLTKELDYNKLFSNEFLPKN
- the bchN gene encoding ferredoxin:protochlorophyllide reductase (ATP-dependent) subunit N translates to MTIAPDTLPEIPEAEVLREDNGYHAFCGLTCTGWLYQKMKDSFFLILGTHTCAHLMQNALGVMIFAKPRFGVAMVEEGDLSAPQIDITDIVKNIVEEHNPSIIFLLNSCTPEIMKVDFESMARRLNQQFNNVPVLPVRADGLEYTMTQSEDCVIESLLQFCPVAPAGDKRIVFMGAVNDVNTTDLKREAEKLGLPVAGFVPANTIGELPAIGPDTILAPLHPYVAKSITQFSRLRGAKVLQSQFPIGPDGTRVFFEDLARHFGKEINLAEREAEIWRNLESKVSAIRGKRIFITGDNMLELPIARFLRKCGAELIEVGTPYVNRKFHKRELQALNGLRVVEMPNMHRQIRDIRELKPDLVVTNFWEANPFEAEGIATKWSTEIIFTPIYGFTGASDLANLFARALNRHRKLDVLDWKEFLPNNQEN